A genomic window from Scomber scombrus chromosome 18, fScoSco1.1, whole genome shotgun sequence includes:
- the ccndx gene encoding cyclin Dx translates to MSVSLWCEEVEEDQSQTQAAAQSHIRGPSQLRAAWDPTVSGHRVIQRLLHVEERYVPSMLYITLIHQDPERREVLTKWALEVCCECGCDEAVFPLSVSLMDRFLSASLSLPVSPYCLAAGCILIASKLSECDNVTADTLCAAAEYSFLPSDLREMERVILATLRWDTAAVTPQDFLPHFLAFVEEWGDVDSGDSEELLCTLRRHSDTLAAMCVCDSRFLGAPPSLVAAASLNSALRGLGNKGPAQLSVMSEALAELCQTDLAVLQCYSEMIEYALQQRLRSGLQQGPMEKGEEVENERSGTPTDMREIDF, encoded by the exons ATGTCTGTGTCGCTGTGGTgcgaggaggtggaggaggaccAGAGTCAGACCCAGGCAGCGGCCCAGAGCCACATCAGGGGCCCGTCTCAGCTGCGAGCCGCCTGGGACCCCACCGTGTCGGGGCATCGCGTGATCCAGAGGCTGCTCCACGTGGAGGAGAGATACGTGCCCTCCATGCTCTACATCACCCTCATCCATCAGGACCCAGAGCGGAGGGAGGTGCTCACCAAATGGGCCCTGGAG gtgtGCTGTGAGTGCGGCTGTGATGAGGCAGTGTTccccctgtctgtctctctgatgGACAggttcctgtctgcctctctgtcccTGCCCGTCTCACCTTACTGCCTGGCCGCCGGATGCATCCTCATCGCCTCCAAGCTCTCAGAGTGCGACAACGTCACGGCCGACACGCTCTGCGCTGCTGCTGAATACAGCTTCCTGCCGTCTGACCTGAGG GAAATGGAGCGTGTCATCCTCGCCACCCTGCGGTGGgacacagcagcagtgactCCTCAGgacttcctccctcacttcctggCCTTCGTGGAGGAGTGGGGGGACGTAGACAGCGGTGACTCTGAGGAGCTGCTCTGCACCCTGCGGCGACACAGTGACACCCTGgctgccatgtgtgtgtgtgactcccGTTTTCTGGGAGCGCCGCCATCACTTGTTGCTGCAGCATCACTGAACTCTGCCCTCAGAGGTTTGGGCAACAAGGGCCCCGCTCAGCTGTCTGTTATGAGTGAAGCGCTGGCGGAGCTGTGCCAAACCGACCTG GCGGTGCTGCAGTGCTACAGCGAGATGATCGAGTATGCCCTCCAACAGCGGCTGAGGAGTGGGCTTCAGCAGGGGCCCatggagaaaggagaagaggtgGAAAACGAAAGGTCCGGGACTCCCACCGACATGAGAGAGATTGATTTctaa